The stretch of DNA CGGAAGAGACAACCGGGCAGCACGACGCGGACAAGCGTCAAAGCTGACAGGCACAGGAACAAAAAAAGGGATGCTTCGGCATCCCTTTTTTGTCCAGCGTATCCATCCTCAGCACAGCAGGAGAGTTAACGACGCGACGAGGCGCGGGCCCGACCGCCTGAACCAAATCGCATTGGATACGCAAATAAGCCGACACGCCGCTCGCGCAGCCATCGAGAGCCGGCACTACGACGAACCGGACCATACCGGTTGCACAACATGGTAAAAATTACGGCGGACTAGATGACGTTCGGCTCAATTTCGAGCTGCACGCCAAACCGATCGGCAACGTCAGCTCTTATCCCCTCCGCCAGCTCGAGAATCTGTTGGCCGCTTGCCTGACCATAATTAACGAGCACCAGCGCCTGCAGGTGATGCACACCCGCATCGCCTTTCCGGTACCCCTTCCAGCCTGCACGCTCAATCAACCAGCCAGCTGCGAGCTTTAACTCGCCCGTTTCCTGAGGAAACGCAACCAAGTCCGGATAGTGCTCGCGCAACGAATCGGCTAGTGATTGAGCTACCAGGGGATTCTTGAAAAAACTGCCCGCATTACCCAACACTTTAGGATTCGGTAGTTTCTCACTGCGAATCGCACACACTGCGCGACTGACATCGATCGCTTCAGGTGACTGAATGCCGTGTTGTTCCAGCCATTGACGGAGGGGGCCGTACTCCAGCTTGAGTTCCGCGGTCCGCCGTAGCTCGAAACGTACACGGAGAATGATGTAGCGCCCAGCCTGGCGTTTGAACACACTATCGCGATAGCCGAACTCGCAGTCCTGCAGATCGAACTCA from Pseudomonas sp. DNDY-54 encodes:
- the murB gene encoding UDP-N-acetylmuramate dehydrogenase; translated protein: MTLIVERNRSLKPFNTFAIEAGAAYFAEARDDQEVIEALHEAQRLGTPLQVLGGGSNLVLTSDVDALVLRMTSRGIRVLEDDGKRAVIEAEAGEPWHPFVLHSLELGLSGLENLSLIPGTVGAAPIQNVGAYGVEIKDVFAGLTALDRESGRLVEFDLQDCEFGYRDSVFKRQAGRYIILRVRFELRRTAELKLEYGPLRQWLEQHGIQSPEAIDVSRAVCAIRSEKLPNPKVLGNAGSFFKNPLVAQSLADSLREHYPDLVAFPQETGELKLAAGWLIERAGWKGYRKGDAGVHHLQALVLVNYGQASGQQILELAEGIRADVADRFGVQLEIEPNVI